In a genomic window of Methanosarcina horonobensis HB-1 = JCM 15518:
- the ribC gene encoding riboflavin synthase, with protein sequence MPTIGIADTTFARYNMGRAAIDEIQKNVSVQIKRVTVPGIKDLPVAAKKLIEEEGCDIVMALGMPGGKQKDKMCAHEASQGLIMAQLMTNTHIIEVFVHEDEGKDEKELAFLMDRRTREHALNVIKLLFKPEKLVREAGTGQRQGFEDAGPLRM encoded by the coding sequence ATGCCTACAATAGGAATTGCAGATACCACGTTTGCGCGCTATAATATGGGGCGTGCAGCAATCGACGAGATACAGAAAAACGTATCCGTACAGATTAAAAGGGTAACCGTGCCCGGGATAAAGGACCTTCCGGTAGCAGCCAAAAAACTCATTGAAGAAGAAGGCTGCGACATCGTAATGGCCCTTGGCATGCCCGGCGGTAAGCAAAAAGATAAAATGTGTGCTCATGAAGCTTCTCAGGGCCTTATTATGGCCCAGCTCATGACCAATACCCATATTATCGAGGTCTTTGTCCATGAGGACGAAGGAAAAGACGAGAAAGAACTCGCTTTTCTCATGGACAGAAGGACTCGGGAACACGCCTTAAATGTGATAAAACTGCTCTTCAAGCCGGAAAAATTGGTCAGGGAAGCCGGTACCGGTCAGAGGCAGGGGTTTGAGGATGCAGGCCCTTTGAGAATGTGA
- the ribH gene encoding 6,7-dimethyl-8-ribityllumazine synthase — MTISLGFVVAEFNRDLTYQMELLGREHAEFLGATVKETILVPGVFDMPLAIKKLCQREDIDAVVTIGSVIEGETDHDQVVMQHAARKIMDLSLEFNKPVTLGIPGPGMTRMAAHERVDYAKRAVEAAVKLVRRL; from the coding sequence ATGACTATCAGCCTAGGATTTGTTGTAGCTGAATTTAACAGGGATCTTACCTACCAGATGGAGCTGCTTGGAAGAGAACATGCAGAGTTTCTGGGAGCGACAGTTAAAGAGACCATTCTCGTGCCCGGGGTCTTTGACATGCCTCTTGCAATCAAGAAGCTTTGCCAGAGGGAGGATATCGATGCAGTGGTTACCATAGGGTCGGTAATTGAAGGTGAGACCGACCATGACCAGGTGGTTATGCAGCATGCCGCAAGGAAGATTATGGATCTTTCACTTGAGTTTAACAAGCCTGTAACGCTTGGAATTCCGGGTCCGGGTATGACCAGGATGGCTGCTCATGAACGTGTCGACTATGCCAAAAGGGCAGTCGAGGCTGCAGTAAAACTGGTGCGGCGGCTGTGA
- a CDS encoding pyridoxal phosphate-dependent aminotransferase: MTSARLKRVEESATIRISNIATRMIKEGTDVINFSLGEPDFDTPKNICDAAAKAMYEGKTHYAPSAGIPELRAAIAEKLRTENSLDVTEKDVLVTPGAKQGIFEIMMGALDDGDQAILFDPAWVTYDACIRFAGADTVWVPTVPEKGFLPDNFAEYINDKTKLIVVNSPGNPTGGVFGKKTLQCIADLAIDHDLLVVSDEIYEKIIYDREHISIGSFDGMQERTITVNGFSKAYAMTGWRLGYLTAPPEIFKLLQKIQSHSVSSATTFVQYGGLEALQGPQDGVKAMVDRFKMRRDILIDGLNKIGLECKKPDGAFYAFANVSEYGNGTEVAERLLKEAHVAVTPGIAFGASGEDFIRISYATSIDRIREALDRLEKIFS; this comes from the coding sequence ATGACATCTGCAAGGCTTAAGCGTGTAGAAGAATCTGCAACGATCAGGATCTCCAATATTGCAACCAGAATGATTAAAGAGGGTACAGACGTTATCAATTTTAGCCTTGGCGAACCTGATTTCGATACCCCGAAAAATATCTGCGATGCTGCGGCAAAGGCCATGTATGAGGGAAAGACCCACTATGCCCCTTCTGCCGGCATTCCGGAGTTAAGGGCAGCTATTGCCGAAAAACTGAGGACTGAAAACAGTCTGGATGTGACAGAAAAAGATGTACTGGTCACACCGGGTGCAAAACAGGGGATTTTTGAAATAATGATGGGCGCCCTCGATGATGGGGATCAGGCAATCCTCTTTGACCCTGCCTGGGTAACTTATGATGCCTGCATCCGTTTTGCAGGGGCAGATACTGTCTGGGTTCCCACGGTTCCTGAGAAAGGTTTCCTTCCTGACAACTTCGCCGAGTACATAAATGATAAGACAAAGCTAATTGTTGTAAACAGCCCTGGTAACCCTACAGGAGGCGTATTCGGGAAAAAGACCCTGCAGTGTATTGCCGACCTCGCAATTGACCACGACCTTCTGGTAGTCTCAGATGAAATCTATGAGAAAATCATCTATGATAGGGAACATATCAGTATTGGCAGTTTTGACGGGATGCAGGAAAGAACCATTACTGTAAACGGTTTTTCCAAAGCATATGCAATGACTGGCTGGAGGCTTGGATATCTTACCGCCCCTCCTGAGATCTTCAAGCTTCTGCAGAAGATCCAGTCCCACTCAGTGAGCAGCGCTACAACCTTTGTTCAGTACGGCGGGCTTGAAGCCCTTCAGGGACCCCAGGACGGAGTCAAGGCAATGGTAGACCGTTTTAAAATGCGCAGGGATATCCTTATTGACGGACTGAATAAAATAGGGCTTGAGTGCAAAAAACCGGACGGGGCTTTCTATGCCTTTGCAAACGTAAGTGAGTATGGGAACGGGACCGAGGTTGCTGAAAGGCTCCTGAAGGAGGCTCACGTGGCAGTGACCCCGGGAATTGCTTTCGGAGCTTCAGGTG